A genomic window from Candidatus Thorarchaeota archaeon includes:
- a CDS encoding RimK family alpha-L-glutamate ligase, with amino-acid sequence MARMKFGLVYHENVNNWATKSLREKIEEKGHEAKPFRLTDVAAQVPNRFTYLDEEDISDMDGIVLRTVGFGTGDQITFRISLLEHFEDAGIYVMNPAYAFRRAKDKYATLTALHKAGVPVPRTYIGENLEAAIDFTEEVGDVIIKPLIGARGLGAIRSDDAALAYRAMKFVHQLGQVLYVQETIQKPDRDIRAFVIGDEVVGAMYRYLPEDEEDEWRTNVHTGGRAEEADLSEEYEEVAIMTANVMGLDYTGVDILESPDGPYVIEANAAPSWSALSRVTGLDIADMIIDKLIHEASQ; translated from the coding sequence ATGGCTAGAATGAAATTCGGCCTCGTGTACCATGAGAATGTGAATAATTGGGCTACCAAAAGCCTGCGTGAGAAGATAGAAGAGAAGGGACACGAAGCAAAACCATTTCGCCTGACTGACGTTGCTGCTCAGGTGCCGAATCGATTCACCTACCTAGACGAGGAAGATATCTCGGACATGGACGGTATCGTGCTTCGAACCGTCGGCTTTGGTACTGGAGACCAAATCACCTTCCGAATCAGCCTTCTTGAACACTTTGAGGATGCAGGCATCTATGTGATGAATCCCGCCTATGCATTCCGCCGAGCTAAGGACAAATACGCCACACTGACAGCCCTTCACAAAGCTGGAGTACCAGTTCCACGAACGTATATTGGTGAAAATCTTGAGGCTGCCATCGACTTTACAGAAGAAGTTGGAGACGTAATCATCAAGCCGCTTATTGGCGCCCGAGGGTTGGGTGCGATAAGGTCAGATGATGCCGCTTTGGCATATAGGGCTATGAAATTCGTTCATCAGCTTGGTCAGGTGCTCTACGTACAAGAAACCATTCAGAAACCCGATAGGGATATCCGGGCATTTGTCATAGGGGACGAAGTCGTTGGCGCGATGTATCGGTACCTCCCAGAGGACGAAGAGGATGAGTGGAGAACCAATGTTCATACTGGAGGCAGAGCAGAAGAGGCAGACCTGAGTGAAGAGTACGAAGAAGTTGCTATTATGACTGCCAACGTTATGGGGCTTGATTACACGGGTGTAGACATTCTGGAGTCTCCCGACGGCCCGTATGTTATAGAAGCAAACGCGGCTCCATCATGGAGTGCCCTGTCCAGAGTTACGGGATTAGACATAGCAGACATGATTATCGATAAGCTGATTCATGAGGCAAGCCAGTAA
- the psmA gene encoding archaeal proteasome endopeptidase complex subunit alpha, whose protein sequence is MGYDRAITVFSPEGRLYQVEYATEAVRHGPLAVGVKGKDGVILAGEKRLPHDLVDLKTLKKILLIDDHVGTAIAGLHADARKLIDQARVQAQVNRLSYEEPISVHSLVVNICDTKQMHTQYGGVRPFGVSLLVGGVDFHGPQLYTTDPSGSFWGWKATAIGKESDVIRDFFNENYTSDMDLEAAQELALKGLLRAEGEEADIDPAEKAETIDIGRINADDKQFKLLSTDEVEAILKKMVS, encoded by the coding sequence ATGGGCTATGACAGGGCGATAACAGTCTTCAGTCCTGAAGGTCGCCTCTATCAGGTTGAGTATGCTACTGAGGCCGTCAGGCATGGTCCTCTAGCAGTTGGTGTGAAAGGAAAAGACGGAGTTATTCTTGCGGGTGAAAAGAGATTGCCGCATGATCTCGTTGATTTGAAGACATTGAAGAAGATATTGCTGATTGATGATCATGTTGGAACTGCAATAGCAGGGCTACACGCTGACGCAAGAAAGCTCATTGATCAAGCTCGGGTTCAGGCACAGGTAAACCGCCTTAGCTATGAAGAGCCCATATCTGTCCATTCTCTGGTCGTCAACATTTGTGATACAAAACAAATGCATACCCAGTATGGTGGAGTCAGACCATTTGGTGTTTCTTTGTTGGTTGGCGGCGTTGACTTTCATGGCCCGCAGCTCTACACAACTGATCCTTCTGGCTCATTCTGGGGTTGGAAAGCAACAGCAATCGGAAAGGAATCTGACGTAATCAGGGATTTCTTCAATGAGAATTACACATCCGATATGGATTTGGAAGCTGCTCAAGAGCTCGCGCTTAAGGGATTACTTCGGGCTGAGGGAGAAGAAGCTGACATCGACCCGGCTGAAAAAGCAGAAACAATTGATATCGGTCGCATCAATGCTGATGATAAGCAATTCAAATTGCTAAGCACAGATGAAGTCGAAGCGATTCTTAAGAAAATGGTTTCTTGA